The Thalassotalea sediminis genome includes the window ATCACATCAACAAGCTGTTGCTCATTATCTATTTTAATGATGAGTTTGGGCACCAAACGATAAAAGCTTGCATCTGTACCAAAAGCATAACGTTGAAGTTTATCTGTAATAATTTGACTATCGTCCAGTGTGCCTTTTAATGCTGTTAAAAAAGTTGAGAATGTGTTTACTTTTATTGATTCGCGCATGTGTTTCTAGCCCACTGTTGCATAATTTAGTTTTTATTCCATCAATCACGAGTATTGGAATAGTAAAAATCTATAGGTTAACGTTATTATTTAAAACATCAATTAAAAATAGAATAATTTATTCAAACGAAAACTTTATGAAAATGAGCTCGTTAATCAATATCTAGCGAAATTAAATAGTATTTCACAATATTTTTTCTGGAATCTTTATTAGCAGTCATGATATAAATCCAAAAATAATTTATTACTAAGTGAATATTTAATCGATGTCAGCTCTTATAAAAATTAAAGCAATACAAAATTCGTTGTCTGCAAGTGAAGCTAAAATAGCGTCGTTCGTATTAAAGTCTTCTAATGCAATAAGAGACTTGTCTTCACAGGAATTATCCAGTGTTATCGGCATAAGCCAGTCAAGCGTGATTAAATTTACACAAAAATTAGGTTATAAGGGTTACCCCGCATTTAAGTTAGCCATAATAGATGCGCTTAATAGCGAAACGAATGATCCTAAGCTTCACGGAGAGATTACGCTCAAGTCAAGTTTGCCGCAAATATCTGACGTGCTGCTTAATAGTAAAGTATCGGTCTTAACTGAAACTAAAGTACTCATAGAGCAAGAATCTTTAGAGCAAGCGGTTAAATTAATTACCTCTGCTAATCGTATTCTCATTTGTGGACTAGGTGGCTCTGCACTGGTAGGTAAAGACTTTTCATATAAGTTACAAAAGCTTGGTTATTCAGCATATGCGGAGCCCGATGGTCACGCACAATTAGCCTTCGTTTCAACCTTTAAAAAGGGTGATCTTGTGTTTGCGATCAGTGAATCGGGGCAAACAAGAGAGATTAAGTCGGTAACAGAACAAGCCAAAGCCAACAACAGTTCTGTCATTTCTTTAACAAAATACGGTTCAACACCGGTTTCAGAAAATGCCGATGTAAAACTTTATTCAATTGCAGAACAAGAGTCGTTGAGACTTTCGTCAATTCTAGCCAGAACATCGCAAGAGTTTGTTATCGATATCTTATTTATTGCTATCACACAATCATCAAGTCAAGGACGTAAGCTGCTTGAAAAAAGTAATAATGCAGTAAAGAGCTTTAGAGAAAGTTAAGGCATTAACTCAACTAAAGCTCTTTACAGGTTTTATTATTGATAGAGGAGGTAAGGCTTTCTTTGACGTTTAAATTCGGCTACGTCTTTTTGCCATGTTTCGCTAATTTGTTTGGCACTTTTATCCGCAATTATCATTTTTCTTATTTTATCTGTGCCCGCAAGTTTATCCATAAAGTTTGGAGACTTGAAAAATTCGGCGTCATTCTGTTTGAATTTCTGATACCACTGTATAAGCAAACTTAAATCTAAGCCCTTAATGTCCACCGTTCTCAAATCCTGACCTGTTAAGGCTTTATCCATTAATTTCGGCTTCATTGCGCTTCCGGGCATTGAAATCGGTGTAAAGTTAAAATCACCGATAAAGTACTTGTCGTGACCTAGCACTTGAAATGGAAAGGGGGTTCCTCGGCCTAAACTAACGTAGGTTGATTCAAAAAACGTTAGTGACGGATAAAGCTGAATTGCCTGATCATTAGGTAAATTAGGACTAGGCTTTATAGGTAATGAGTAATGATCACTTCGCGTATAGTGCTTAACAGGTATCACGTTTAAATTAAGTGTATTTTTCGTGTTTAGCCATCCTTCGCCATCAATCATCAACGCTAATTCAGCTAACGTCATACCGTGTAATATAGG containing:
- a CDS encoding MurR/RpiR family transcriptional regulator yields the protein MSALIKIKAIQNSLSASEAKIASFVLKSSNAIRDLSSQELSSVIGISQSSVIKFTQKLGYKGYPAFKLAIIDALNSETNDPKLHGEITLKSSLPQISDVLLNSKVSVLTETKVLIEQESLEQAVKLITSANRILICGLGGSALVGKDFSYKLQKLGYSAYAEPDGHAQLAFVSTFKKGDLVFAISESGQTREIKSVTEQAKANNSSVISLTKYGSTPVSENADVKLYSIAEQESLRLSSILARTSQEFVIDILFIAITQSSSQGRKLLEKSNNAVKSFRES
- a CDS encoding exo-beta-N-acetylmuramidase NamZ family protein, giving the protein MQYLKYAINHLLCLTLLLSVNSHAQSIVVGAEQWALYQPLLKDKKVGLVVNQTSMVNGQHLVDFLLSKKVKVKAIFAPEHGFRGNHDAGAVVDNNIDAKTNLPIISIYGKNKKPSQEVLTDLDVILFDIQDVGLRFYTYLSSMHYMMEASADANKAFIVLDRPNPNIAYVDGPILEDKFSSFVGMHPIPILHGMTLAELALMIDGEGWLNTKNTLNLNVIPVKHYTRSDHYSLPIKPSPNLPNDQAIQLYPSLTFFESTYVSLGRGTPFPFQVLGHDKYFIGDFNFTPISMPGSAMKPKLMDKALTGQDLRTVDIKGLDLSLLIQWYQKFKQNDAEFFKSPNFMDKLAGTDKIRKMIIADKSAKQISETWQKDVAEFKRQRKPYLLYQ